The following are encoded in a window of Phragmites australis chromosome 22, lpPhrAust1.1, whole genome shotgun sequence genomic DNA:
- the LOC133904891 gene encoding diacylglycerol kinase 2-like — protein MDLVGPLLVSTTHLLDPSGLQFFGWLITAGSFGLAALIYALLRLQREASLYCIKAAAREKRAAWKARRCPSSSHTWAEDQYRGGQPSTCCVCLLSLGSAHGVVGLRGAEADVVHRCSVCGVAAHRYCSRGAEKDCKHVAQAGDASASSLHHWSERWVELDDNPEISSFCYYCDEPCGVPFIGVSPIWRCLWCQRQIHVDCHAKLLKETGNTCDLGLLRRLIVPPQSVKEVCQGPAISGVFNSIKEGLVTSSVRGQARRSRSKKRMNNLPGGKTDSCSTNSSILDSVLARLQVLNGKYALAKPKLSENSLVYGSGIPNGGKVKYEIVDLPQDLRPLLVFINGKSGGRNGPSLRRRLNMLLNPIQIFELSASQGPEVGLQLFHNVKHFRILVCGGDGTVAWVLDAIEKQNYESPPPVAILPLGTGNDLSRVMCWGGGLSSVERQGGICALLNDVDHAAVTVLDRWNVAIKEKNGTEGQCTKQVKFMTNYLGIGCDAKVAYDFHTTREERPDKFCSQFVNKLIYAREGAKDMMDRSCSDLPWHVSLEVDGKNIEIPEDAEGVIVMNIASYMGGVDLWQNDNEHDDDFSLQSMHDKMLEVVCISGTWHLGKLQVGLSRAHRLAQGKVIRLHLHSSFPVQVDGEPWIQPPGCLEISHRGQMFMLRRTSEEPTGHAAAIMSEVLVNAECNGVIDAAQKRLLLHEIALRLSS, from the exons ATGGACCTGGTGGGACCGTTGCTGGTGAGCACGACCCACTTGCTTGATCCCTCCGGGCTCCAGTTCTTCGGGTGGCTCATCACCGCGGGCTCCTTCGGCCTCGCGGCGCTCATCTACGCCCTCCTCAGGTTGCAGAGGGAGGCGTCACTCTACTGTATCAAGGCGGCCGCCAGGGAGAAGAGGGCCGCGTGGAAGGCACGGCGGTGCCCAAGCTCCAGCCACACGTGGGCCGAGGACCAGTACCGCGGCGGGCAGCCCTCGACGTGCTGCGTCTGCCTGTTGTCGCTCGGCTCTGCGCATGGGGTGGTGGGCCTGAGGGGCGCCGAGGCTGACGTGGTTCACCGCTGCTCTGTGTGCGGGGTGGCGGCGCACCGGTACTGCTCGCGGGGTGCCGAGAAGGACTGCAAGCACGTCGCACAGGCTGGTGATGCGTCGGCCAGCTCGCTGCACCACTGGTCGGAGAGGTGGGTGGAGCTGGACGACAACCCGGAGATATCCTCCTTCTGTTACTACTGCGATGAGCCGTGCGGTGTGCCGTTCATCGGCGTCTCTCCTATATGGCGCTGCCTGTGGTGCCAGCGGCAGATCCATGTTGATTGTCATGCAAAGCTGTTGAAGGAAACTGGGAACACTTGTGATCTTGGCCTTCTCAGAAGGCTTATTGTTCCTCCCCAGTCGGTGAAAGAAGTATGTCAAGGTCCTGCAATCAGTGGAGTGTTCAACTCAATCAAGGAGGGTCTTGTCACTTCATCAGTTAGGGGTCAGGCTAGGAGGTCACGCAGCAAGAAACGCATGAATAACCTTCCTGGTGGAAAGACAGATTCGTGTTCCACAAACAGCTCAATCCTTGATTCAGTGCTTGCTAGACTGCAGGTTCTGAATGGAAAATATGCACTGGCAAAACCTAAGTTGTCTGAAAATTCTCTCGTATATGGATCTGGTATTCCTAATGGAGGAAAGGTAAAGTATGAAATTGTTGATTTGCCACAAGATTTGAGGCCACTGCTGGTTTTCATCAATGGCAAGAGCGGAGGCCGAAATGGACCTTCTCTTAGAAGAAGACTGAACATGTTGCTGAATCCCATACAG ATATTTGAGCTAAGTGCTTCTCAGGGACCTGAAGTTGGACTGCAACTATTCCACAATGTGAAACACTTCAGAATCCTTGTCTGTGGTGGGGATGGAACTGTAGCTTGGGTTCTTGATGCCATTGAAAAGCAGAACTACGAATCTCCTCCCCCTGTTGCCATTCTTCCTCTGGGAACAGGAAATGACCTATCACGTGTTATGTGTTGGGGTGGGGGTTTATCTTCTGTTGAGCGACAAGGAGGAATATGTGCACTTCTAAATGATGTTGACCACGCAGCTGTTACAGTGCTTGATCGCTGGAATGTAGCCATCAAAGAGAAGAATGGGACAGAAGGTCAATGCACCAAGCAAGTGAAATTTATGACTAATTATTTAG GTATTGGATGTGATGCAAAGGTTGCTTATGATTTCCACACCACTAGGGAGGAAAGACCGGATAAATTTTGCAGCCAG TTTGTCAACAAGCTGATATATGCTAGAGAAGGCGCTAAGGATATGATGGATAGGTCATGTTCTGATTTACCATGGCATGTTAGCCTTGAAGTTGATGGAAAGAACATTGAAATTCCAGAG GATGCAGAAGGTGTGATTGTTATGAATATAGCTAGCTACATGGGTGGCGTTGATCTTTGGCAAAACGATAATGAACATGATGACGATTTCAGTTTGCAATCAATGCATGACAAAATGCTTGAGGTGGTTTGTATATCGGGGACATGGCATCTAGGAAAACTGCAG GTAGGACTTTCAAGGGCACACAGGTTAGCCCAAGGAAAGGTTATAAGATTGCACCTCCACAGTTCATTCCCTGTTCAGGTTGATGGTGAACCATGGATCCAGCCACCTGGGTGCCTTGAGATTTCTCACCGTGGACAG ATGTTCATGTTGAGGAGGACATCTGAAGAACCCACTGGGCATGCTGCCGCAATCATGAGTGAGGTCCTTGTGAATGCGGAGTGCAATGGTGTGATAGATGCTGCTCAGAAGAGATTGCTCCTCCATGAGATAGCACTCCGTTTATCGTCCTGA